One window of Candidatus Methylocalor cossyra genomic DNA carries:
- a CDS encoding BolA family protein, with the protein MNDRVEKIRTALQRALHPVQLEIIDDSAAHAGHPGAALSGGGHFSTLIVSEAFNGKSTVQRHQLVYQALGELMRTDIHALAIKALTPAEFQQPSQRKTDR; encoded by the coding sequence ATGAACGACCGTGTCGAAAAAATCCGCACCGCCCTGCAACGGGCCCTCCATCCCGTCCAGCTCGAGATCATCGACGACAGTGCCGCCCACGCCGGTCATCCGGGGGCCGCGCTGAGCGGCGGCGGGCATTTCTCCACCCTCATCGTGTCCGAGGCCTTCAACGGCAAGTCCACCGTCCAGAGGCATCAATTGGTGTACCAGGCCCTAGGCGAGTTGATGCGGACCGATATCCACGCCCTGGCCATCAAGGCGCTGACGCCCGCCGAGTTTCAACAACCCAGCCAAAGGAAAACCGATCGATGA
- a CDS encoding YciI family protein — translation MLYAIVCEDVAGSLPLRQQARPAHLERLEQLQREGRLLLAGPFPAVDSEDPGPAGVTGSLIVAEFESLDAAQSWAEEDPYRKAGVYGQIVVKPFRKVFPQ, via the coding sequence GTGCTCTATGCCATCGTCTGCGAGGATGTCGCCGGCAGCCTGCCGCTGCGTCAACAGGCCCGACCGGCCCACCTGGAGCGTTTAGAACAGCTGCAACGCGAGGGCCGGCTGCTGCTAGCCGGCCCTTTCCCGGCGGTGGATTCGGAAGATCCCGGACCCGCGGGGGTGACCGGCAGCCTGATCGTGGCCGAGTTCGAGAGTCTTGATGCCGCGCAGTCCTGGGCCGAAGAGGACCCGTACCGCAAAGCCGGGGTATACGGACAGATCGTCGTGAAACCCTTTCGCAAGGTTTTTCCCCAATGA